taagtttttatttaaagtgtgATCATATATAAAGTGTTATAGATATTTGTATAAAGTCTCTGCATTTTCAGGAATTCGATTTTATAGAATgaccacaacaacaacaccagccTCAAATAAGGGACTATTTGCGGCAGATTTGtttcatcaaatttgtaaaaacaaatcatCGCAGAATCTTATAATTTCACCAATTTCCGTTCAAACAGCTCTCGCAATAACATACATCGGAGCCAAAGGTGAAACCGCTACAGAACTTCAATCCGGCCTTCGTTTGCTTGTGAGTGATGTTGAACAAGTTGGAAGACATTTTGCCAATATACTTTTAAGAAACAATGGCGAGGCAAAGCTAAGCATAGCTAATAGAATTTTCACCAATGACCAATACAAAATCGTAccgtttttcaaagaaatcgcTACTAAATATTTCGATTCTGATGCAGAACAACTTGATTTTAGCCAAAGTTCAAAAGCCAtcaatatcatcaataaatgGGTCGAAgagaaaacgaacaaaaaaatcaccAATGTTGTTCAGGACGGATCGGTAGACTGTGATACAAAAGCGATAATTGTCAATGCCATATATTTTAAGGGTAAATGGAAAACGCCTTTCAGCAAAGATATGACacgaaaaagtaatttttgggTTAGCAAAACTGAGTCCGTCCAAGTGGATACAATTTATGGGAGTGAGCATTTTAAGTATGGAGAATTTCCTGAGCTTAATGCGACTGCTGTCGAAATGCCATACAAGGACTCAGACATAtcaatgattttgattttgccAAAAGAACGTGATGGTTTGGCCGATTTGGAATCAAAGTTGAGTTCGGTTGTGATAAATGAGATGTCAGCGAAAATGTGTGTGAAAAGCTTAGATTTGTATATGCCAAAgtttaaaatcgaatttacaacTAGACTTACTGATACTCTTAAGGCGGTAAGTGTTGTCTTCCATTTTTTGATTTCCTTAAAAGACCCTTATTTCATTATTTCGCTTTTTTTTTGCACAGTTGGGAATACGCTCATTAtttgaaaatgcaaatttaCCGGAAATGTTTGTGTCAGGGCCACCAGTAAAAGTATCTGATGTCCATCACAAAGCTTTCATCGAAGTTAACGAAGCAGGCTCCGAAGCAGCTGCTGCAACAAGTATGTAACATTAAGACTATGTTTAATTTCCTAATGTAACTTcaacttgttttttgtttattttcagttGTAAAAATATCACCAATGAGTTTGGATTTTAATAAGAAGAAATTTAATGCTGATCATCCGTTTGTATTTGCTATAACAAGCCcggaaattgtttattttgttggacATCTagcaaagttttgaataaagatGGTTGACAATATTATTTCTAGACTTcagcttattttttataaactcgAACAGGTTTCACTGATTTCAGGgattcttttgttttgaaaaagagtTCAACGAGTCAAGTTTACCACGAAGAAAAAAAGGTTGAAAGAATTACCAAcgcaaagaaaatttgaaaaaacaaaattaacaaaaaatgtaataattgttgatttttaaaaagccttTCAGTTCTAAACAAGTTACTTAGACATGAATAACCATACGCCATACGCTACGCATGAAAAGTTTCCTGATCATGTTTTTAATTGCTCTAGAGGTGATCAAAAACGACCGCTCTGATCTTATAATTAAACACTTTTCCATTTGGAGCCTTATGGAATATAAATTGTCAAACACCAAAATCGATTCAAGAACATATGTACAAATGGAATTATTGAAGTTATCGAGGACATACAGCTTCAATTATAGCCGTACCGTCCTGCAAATAAGTTTGTTTCATTTGCTTCTTCCGAGTATTGTCAACTTTTTTTAAGCAGCATGCAGAAAGTCTcgaagtttgttttattttgaagctaatttgatattttattggtaaattggaaattgaatttgttcactttttcaaccttttataagtcaattgttaaattttgacaaatttcattcaagttttaacttttttcataaTCTGCTTTAACaaacaattgaaataaattctttCTCAAGTT
This window of the Eupeodes corollae chromosome 3, idEupCoro1.1, whole genome shotgun sequence genome carries:
- the LOC129949064 gene encoding serine protease inhibitor 42Dd-like, which encodes MTTTTTPASNKGLFAADLFHQICKNKSSQNLIISPISVQTALAITYIGAKGETATELQSGLRLLVSDVEQVGRHFANILLRNNGEAKLSIANRIFTNDQYKIVPFFKEIATKYFDSDAEQLDFSQSSKAINIINKWVEEKTNKKITNVVQDGSVDCDTKAIIVNAIYFKGKWKTPFSKDMTRKSNFWVSKTESVQVDTIYGSEHFKYGEFPELNATAVEMPYKDSDISMILILPKERDGLADLESKLSSVVINEMSAKMCVKSLDLYMPKFKIEFTTRLTDTLKALGIRSLFENANLPEMFVSGPPVKVSDVHHKAFIEVNEAGSEAAAATIVKISPMSLDFNKKKFNADHPFVFAITSPEIVYFVGHLAKF